In Lascolabacillus massiliensis, a single genomic region encodes these proteins:
- the panC gene encoding pantoate--beta-alanine ligase, protein MKIIDTISELENQLQGYRHKGETIGLVPTMGALHQGHASLVERCVADNKISIVSLFVNPTQFNNKEDLKHYPRTPEKDHELLERLGVDYVFSPSVEEMYPEEDKRVFDFGQLDKVMEGEFRPGHFNGVAQIVSKLFDIVKPDNAYFGEKDFQQLAIVKDMVRQLQMPVNIIGMPIVRESSGLAMSSRNQRLSEEQKKNASEVYKVLNESKLMIDKFIPYELINYVSESINKVSGLKVEYFQIVDGDNLQPVTSWSDSDYIVGCIALFCGEVRLIDNIRYK, encoded by the coding sequence ATGAAAATTATAGATACAATATCCGAACTAGAGAATCAACTACAGGGTTATCGACATAAGGGAGAAACAATTGGTTTAGTACCTACTATGGGTGCCTTGCATCAAGGTCATGCCTCATTAGTAGAGAGATGTGTAGCAGACAATAAAATAAGTATTGTAAGTTTGTTTGTGAATCCCACACAGTTTAATAATAAAGAGGATCTGAAACATTATCCCAGAACCCCTGAAAAGGACCACGAATTACTGGAAAGATTGGGGGTTGATTATGTTTTTTCACCTTCTGTTGAAGAGATGTATCCTGAAGAAGATAAACGAGTATTTGATTTTGGTCAGCTTGATAAAGTAATGGAGGGAGAATTCAGACCCGGCCATTTTAATGGTGTGGCCCAAATTGTAAGCAAGTTGTTTGACATTGTAAAGCCGGACAATGCTTATTTTGGAGAAAAAGACTTCCAGCAACTTGCAATCGTAAAAGATATGGTAAGGCAGTTGCAGATGCCGGTAAATATAATCGGTATGCCTATTGTGCGTGAAAGCAGCGGATTAGCAATGAGTAGCCGCAATCAACGTCTTTCAGAAGAACAGAAGAAGAATGCCTCAGAGGTTTACAAAGTGTTAAATGAAAGTAAGCTTATGATTGATAAGTTTATACCTTATGAACTGATTAATTATGTTTCAGAAAGTATAAACAAAGTCTCCGGTTTAAAGGTAGAATACTTTCAGATAGTTGATGGAGATAATCTTCAGCCGGTAACATCATGGAGTGACTCCGATTACATTGTGGGCTGTATTGCCCTGTTTTGCGGAGAGGTAAGATTAATAGATAATATCAGATACAAATAA
- a CDS encoding DUF4270 domain-containing protein produces MKLKTIYKLFTITFVAILAFSCNDNLDQIGFSIQPDKDRLTVGIDTLQLQARTVQVDSVFGKTNYPVLGEYADPVFGSIKSEYIAEFYLPKGLEFKDGAVIDSVSVEISYTSLIGDSIAPMSLSVYEVTKSLKGTNDFTHIDPEQFADMTAPLGVQSFTGKNSTYRTKSYTADDFTTVTYTEYYINVDLPKTIGESFLEEYNKAGHGKLSDTDTFREYFPGLYFTTSFGNSTIISADLTSLLVHYHYLDEKGSSTNQDTIRTDVFKLNNTPEVRQINHIKSNNEELLADNSDVTYIKSPAGVNTEIVFPISQVHDNLQSMALNLVNFTVYALPDESEKGMVKLSPPDYLLLINKDSLNGFFENRKLRDNVTSFLSEKFDPSTYSYKFNNISSMINYYNQEFDGEPYDLTYYLIPVDATYTNVQQGYSTQQVLTKIQNLMWPTATILDKRAGSLQLELIFSKL; encoded by the coding sequence ATGAAGCTCAAAACAATATATAAGTTATTTACAATAACCTTTGTCGCAATACTCGCTTTCTCTTGTAACGACAATTTAGATCAAATAGGATTCTCCATTCAGCCTGATAAAGACAGACTGACTGTAGGTATTGACACTTTACAGTTGCAGGCACGTACTGTTCAGGTTGACTCAGTTTTTGGTAAAACTAATTACCCTGTACTTGGAGAATATGCGGATCCGGTATTCGGTTCTATTAAGTCTGAATATATAGCTGAGTTTTATCTTCCAAAAGGATTGGAATTCAAAGATGGGGCTGTGATAGACTCCGTGAGTGTGGAAATATCTTACACTTCTTTGATTGGAGACTCTATTGCTCCTATGTCGTTGTCTGTATATGAGGTTACGAAATCTCTGAAAGGAACCAATGACTTTACTCATATTGATCCGGAACAGTTTGCTGATATGACTGCTCCTCTTGGAGTGCAAAGCTTCACAGGAAAAAACTCTACATACAGGACTAAATCATATACAGCAGATGATTTCACTACTGTCACATATACAGAATATTACATAAATGTTGATTTACCAAAGACTATAGGGGAAAGTTTTCTGGAAGAATATAATAAAGCTGGTCATGGTAAATTGTCAGACACTGATACTTTCAGGGAGTATTTCCCGGGACTATATTTTACCACCAGCTTTGGTAACAGTACTATTATAAGCGCTGATCTTACGTCACTGCTTGTACATTACCACTATCTGGATGAAAAAGGTTCTTCAACAAATCAGGATACTATCCGAACAGATGTATTCAAATTAAACAATACTCCTGAGGTTAGACAGATTAACCATATTAAGAGCAATAATGAAGAGCTGCTGGCTGATAACTCAGATGTCACCTATATAAAAAGTCCTGCAGGAGTAAACACCGAGATTGTATTCCCAATATCTCAGGTTCATGATAATCTGCAGTCGATGGCTCTAAATCTCGTAAACTTCACAGTTTATGCTTTACCAGATGAATCAGAAAAGGGTATGGTGAAATTGAGTCCGCCTGATTATCTTCTATTGATTAACAAAGACTCTTTAAATGGATTTTTTGAAAACAGGAAATTAAGAGATAATGTCACAAGCTTTCTTTCTGAAAAGTTTGATCCCTCTACCTACTCATACAAGTTTAACAATATATCGTCGATGATAAATTATTATAACCAGGAGTTTGATGGTGAACCTTATGATCTGACTTATTATCTTATTCCGGTTGATGCTACATATACCAATGTACAACAGGGCTATTCAACTCAGCAAGTGCTTACCAAGATTCAAAACCTGATGTGGCCTACTGCTACTATTTTGGATAAGAGAGCAGGAAGTCTGCAGTTGGAATTAATATTCAGTAAGCTTTAA
- a CDS encoding glycogen/starch synthase, producing MSQKKILYISQEIYPYVDETPISNTSRFLPQAIQEKGMEIRAFMPKYGNINERRNQLHEVIRLSGMNLIIDDSDNSLIIKVASIQSARMQVYFIDNEDYFQNRETLVDKNGEEYDDNEERSIFFVRGVMETIKKLRWVPDIIHCHGWFSGLAPLYVKKGYKDDPCFKDTKIVYSIYDETFKKPFSKEVAHKLRFEGIGDAEIEKIKSRGVMDYQNLIKLAVDYSDGVVLGSKDIDPEITKYLETEKVDFLPYQPDFEKSVDEIEAFYNKIAD from the coding sequence ATGTCTCAGAAAAAAATTTTATACATTTCACAGGAAATCTACCCTTATGTAGATGAAACACCAATCTCGAATACTTCACGATTTTTACCCCAGGCCATTCAGGAGAAAGGCATGGAGATTCGTGCATTTATGCCTAAATATGGCAATATAAATGAACGCAGGAATCAACTTCATGAAGTTATACGACTTTCAGGAATGAACCTCATTATTGACGATTCAGACAACTCTTTGATTATCAAGGTTGCATCTATTCAGTCTGCACGTATGCAGGTCTATTTTATTGACAACGAGGATTATTTTCAGAATAGAGAAACACTGGTTGACAAGAATGGAGAGGAGTATGACGACAATGAGGAGAGAAGTATCTTCTTTGTGCGTGGAGTAATGGAAACTATCAAAAAGTTACGCTGGGTTCCGGATATTATTCATTGTCACGGATGGTTTAGCGGATTAGCACCTCTATATGTCAAGAAAGGGTATAAAGATGACCCATGCTTCAAAGATACAAAGATAGTATACTCTATTTATGATGAAACCTTTAAAAAGCCTTTCAGTAAGGAAGTAGCCCACAAGCTCCGGTTTGAAGGAATTGGCGATGCCGAAATTGAAAAGATAAAAAGCAGAGGAGTGATGGATTATCAAAATCTTATCAAGCTGGCCGTTGATTATTCAGATGGCGTTGTTCTTGGAAGTAAAGATATTGATCCGGAAATTACTAAGTATCTTGAAACTGAGAAGGTCGATTTTCTACCTTATCAGCCCGATTTTGAGAAGAGTGTTGATGAGATTGAGGCCTTCTATAACAAGATTGCTGATTGA
- a CDS encoding O-acetylhomoserine aminocarboxypropyltransferase/cysteine synthase family protein, with protein MEKRHFETLQIHAGQELDPVTGARAVPIYQTTAYTLKSAEHGANLFGLKEFGNIYTRLQNPTTDVFEKRMAALEGGVAAVATSSGMSAQLLAIHNLASVGDNIVSTSFLYGGTYNQFKVAFARMGIEVRFADGDNVDSIASLINEKTKAIYLETIGNPEYNIPDFEAIAEIARKNDIPLIVDNTFGQGGYLFNPIEWGASVVLHSATKWIGGHGSSMGGVIIDGGNFNWGNGKFPMFSEPSEGYHGLNFWDTFGSDSPFGNIAYAIRCRVEGLRDLGPVNSPFNTFLLLQGLETLSLRAERTNQNALELAQWLEKHPKVEKVTYPGLESNKYNSLAKKYLKNNGFGGVLSFYVKGNVDQTAKVIDNLELLSHVANVGDARTLIIHPATTTHQQLSEEAQIAAGVYPNALRISLGLEHIDDIKADIDGALKHI; from the coding sequence ATGGAAAAAAGACATTTTGAAACATTGCAAATTCATGCAGGACAGGAACTTGATCCAGTGACTGGCGCGAGAGCAGTTCCTATCTATCAAACCACAGCTTATACTTTAAAAAGTGCTGAACATGGCGCTAATTTATTTGGATTAAAAGAGTTTGGAAACATCTATACAAGGTTGCAAAACCCCACAACAGATGTTTTCGAAAAAAGAATGGCAGCACTGGAAGGTGGTGTTGCTGCAGTGGCCACTTCATCAGGAATGTCGGCGCAGCTTCTGGCTATTCATAATCTGGCTTCAGTAGGAGACAACATTGTTTCTACTTCTTTTCTTTACGGTGGAACCTATAATCAGTTTAAGGTAGCTTTTGCCAGAATGGGTATTGAAGTTCGTTTTGCAGATGGTGATAATGTTGATAGCATAGCTTCACTTATAAACGAAAAAACTAAAGCGATCTACCTTGAAACAATCGGTAACCCCGAATATAATATTCCTGACTTCGAAGCAATTGCCGAAATTGCACGTAAAAATGATATCCCACTGATTGTTGATAATACTTTCGGTCAAGGGGGATACCTCTTCAACCCTATTGAATGGGGTGCAAGTGTTGTACTTCATTCAGCCACAAAATGGATAGGAGGACATGGTTCTTCAATGGGTGGAGTGATTATCGATGGTGGTAACTTTAACTGGGGCAACGGAAAATTCCCAATGTTTAGTGAACCTTCAGAAGGTTATCATGGATTGAATTTCTGGGATACATTCGGAAGTGATTCTCCATTTGGAAATATAGCATATGCAATCAGATGCAGAGTTGAAGGGTTAAGAGATCTGGGACCGGTAAACAGTCCTTTCAACACATTCCTGTTGCTTCAGGGACTTGAGACTCTCTCTCTACGTGCTGAACGTACTAATCAAAATGCTTTAGAACTTGCACAGTGGCTGGAGAAACATCCTAAAGTTGAGAAAGTAACTTATCCCGGTCTTGAGAGCAATAAATACAACTCTCTGGCTAAGAAATACTTGAAGAACAACGGTTTTGGGGGTGTATTATCATTTTATGTTAAAGGTAATGTTGATCAAACTGCTAAGGTGATTGATAATCTTGAGTTACTGAGCCACGTTGCAAATGTTGGTGATGCAAGAACATTGATTATTCATCCTGCAACTACTACTCACCAGCAACTATCAGAAGAGGCACAGATTGCAGCAGGAGTTTATCCTAATGCACTTCGCATCTCTTTGGGTCTGGAGCATATTGATGATATTAAAGCTGATATCGACGGTGCTTTAAAACATATTTAA
- the panD gene encoding aspartate 1-decarboxylase, with protein MQVEILKSKIHRATVTDANLNYEGSITIDEDLIDAANMFIHEKVAIVNNNNGERFETYIIRGERGSGIVCLNGAAARKVQKGDIIIIMSYATIPFEEAKSFTPTVINLDGKTNQIKK; from the coding sequence ATGCAGGTAGAAATTTTAAAATCAAAAATACATAGAGCAACAGTAACAGACGCCAACCTGAATTATGAAGGTAGCATAACGATTGACGAAGACTTAATTGATGCAGCCAATATGTTTATTCATGAGAAGGTGGCAATAGTTAACAATAATAACGGTGAACGATTTGAGACCTATATTATTCGCGGAGAGCGTGGATCAGGAATCGTATGTCTTAATGGTGCGGCAGCACGCAAAGTTCAAAAGGGAGATATAATTATAATAATGAGTTATGCCACTATACCATTTGAGGAGGCAAAGAGTTTCACTCCTACCGTAATAAATCTTGACGGAAAAACGAATCAGATTAAAAAATAA
- a CDS encoding DUF4488 domain-containing protein translates to MKTVWSVFCVCLLVLTTGCSASRSAINKNAESIIGLWEVKAIHNSNESGYKITPHGMFKIVQSDGRFINFMSTENGAIITVDGSYKIEGDVYTESIINSFNKSQEGKDNPLQIKLSHDNFMYLRWFQPIDEFGVEQNRWVEEIWQRVLIEDLEVSNVDLRQELKSLLDDEELIKQVLD, encoded by the coding sequence ATGAAAACGGTGTGGTCTGTTTTTTGTGTTTGTCTGTTGGTTTTAACAACTGGATGTAGTGCTTCGAGAAGTGCAATTAACAAAAATGCTGAAAGTATAATTGGATTGTGGGAGGTAAAAGCTATTCATAATAGTAATGAATCCGGTTACAAGATTACTCCTCACGGTATGTTTAAAATTGTTCAGTCTGATGGAAGATTTATAAATTTTATGTCAACCGAAAACGGTGCAATTATTACTGTAGATGGTTCTTATAAAATTGAAGGGGATGTATACACAGAGTCAATTATCAATTCATTTAATAAAAGTCAGGAAGGTAAGGACAATCCATTGCAAATCAAATTGTCGCATGACAACTTCATGTATTTAAGATGGTTTCAACCCATTGATGAGTTTGGTGTTGAACAAAACAGATGGGTAGAAGAGATTTGGCAACGTGTGCTTATTGAAGATCTTGAAGTAAGTAATGTAGATCTTCGTCAGGAGCTTAAATCACTTCTTGATGATGAAGAGTTGATAAAACAGGTTCTGGATTGA
- the ligA gene encoding NAD-dependent DNA ligase LigA yields the protein MEKVKERIELLRKQLHEHNYNYYVLSQPVISDFEFDKLMKELIDLEAEHPELHDPNSPSVRVGSDINNNFPQVNHRYPMLSLQNTYSEGEVTDFFNRVKKGLNEQFEIVCELKFDGTSISLIYEKGRLVRAVTRGDGRMGDDVTDNVRTIRNIPLILKGDNLPDYLEARGEILLPWSSFEQINKEREEQEEPLFANPRNAASGTLKLLDSRVVASRRLESYIYNITGEDLPTDSHFENLKLARNWGLNVSDTMRKCKSPDEIFDFINYWNVERKNLPVTTDGIVIKVDSLIQQRNLGSTSKFPRWAIAYKFNAEQAISRLESVTYQVGRTGAVTPVANLEPVLLSGTTVKRASLYNEDAIKALDLHIGDMVYVEKGGEIIPKITAVDLEARKENFMIGDKVRFATKCPDCGTTLVRNEDEAAHYCPNSEGCPTQIKGRIEHFVTRRAMNITIGPETITLLYDKGLIRDASDLYNLKFEDLVNLERWGETSARNLIESIEKSKSVPYERVLFALGIRYVGETVAQKLASAFPNIDKLIKATIEDLTSVEEIGNRIAQSLIDYFSKPEFMQFVMRLKEHGLQFELSEDVLAAKTEKLKGLTIVISGTFKLHSRDEYKAMILQNGGKNSGSVSKNTDYILAGDNMGPAKLEKAQKQGVKIINEEDFLKLIE from the coding sequence ATGGAAAAGGTTAAAGAGAGAATTGAATTGCTTCGAAAACAACTGCACGAGCATAACTACAATTATTACGTGCTGTCACAACCGGTTATTTCAGACTTTGAATTTGATAAACTGATGAAAGAGCTGATTGATCTTGAAGCTGAACATCCCGAGTTGCATGATCCAAACTCACCATCTGTGAGAGTTGGCAGTGATATAAATAACAATTTTCCACAAGTAAATCACCGTTACCCTATGCTTTCTCTTCAGAATACATATTCTGAGGGAGAGGTGACCGATTTTTTTAACCGCGTTAAAAAGGGATTGAATGAGCAGTTTGAAATTGTTTGTGAATTAAAGTTTGATGGAACTTCAATCTCTCTGATATACGAAAAAGGTCGCCTCGTACGCGCTGTCACACGTGGTGATGGGCGAATGGGTGATGATGTTACAGATAACGTAAGAACAATTAGAAATATACCATTAATTCTAAAGGGAGATAATTTGCCAGACTATCTGGAGGCTCGTGGTGAGATTTTATTGCCCTGGAGTTCGTTTGAACAGATAAACAAAGAGCGTGAAGAGCAGGAGGAGCCACTTTTTGCCAATCCACGAAATGCAGCATCAGGAACACTCAAGTTACTAGATTCAAGGGTGGTTGCTTCTCGCAGACTGGAGTCATACATTTACAATATTACAGGAGAAGATTTGCCGACTGACAGTCATTTCGAGAATCTTAAACTAGCCCGCAATTGGGGGCTGAACGTTTCAGACACTATGAGGAAATGCAAATCTCCTGATGAGATATTCGATTTTATCAATTACTGGAATGTGGAACGTAAGAACCTGCCTGTGACTACCGATGGTATTGTAATAAAAGTTGACTCATTAATTCAACAGCGCAATCTGGGCTCAACATCCAAATTCCCCAGGTGGGCAATTGCATACAAATTTAATGCTGAGCAGGCGATATCCAGACTAGAATCTGTTACTTATCAGGTTGGCAGAACTGGTGCTGTTACACCTGTTGCAAACCTTGAACCAGTACTGCTTTCCGGTACAACCGTAAAACGCGCATCGCTCTATAATGAAGATGCCATAAAAGCTCTCGATCTGCACATCGGCGACATGGTGTATGTCGAAAAGGGAGGAGAGATAATCCCTAAAATAACAGCAGTAGACTTGGAAGCTCGCAAGGAAAATTTCATGATAGGAGACAAAGTTCGTTTTGCAACAAAATGTCCGGACTGTGGTACAACACTTGTCAGAAATGAGGATGAGGCTGCACATTATTGTCCAAACTCAGAGGGTTGTCCTACACAGATAAAGGGACGTATAGAGCATTTTGTTACTCGTAGAGCAATGAATATCACTATTGGACCAGAAACTATAACTCTGCTTTATGATAAAGGATTGATCAGAGATGCTTCTGATCTTTATAATCTGAAATTTGAAGATCTTGTTAACCTGGAAAGATGGGGTGAAACAAGTGCCAGAAATCTAATAGAGAGCATAGAGAAATCAAAATCGGTTCCATATGAGAGAGTGCTTTTTGCTCTTGGAATTAGATATGTTGGTGAAACAGTTGCCCAGAAATTGGCCAGCGCATTTCCCAATATAGATAAGCTGATTAAAGCAACTATTGAGGATCTTACTTCTGTTGAGGAGATTGGAAACCGAATTGCACAGAGTTTGATCGATTATTTTTCTAAGCCTGAGTTTATGCAGTTTGTAATGCGACTTAAAGAGCATGGACTACAGTTTGAATTAAGTGAAGATGTTCTGGCTGCCAAAACGGAGAAACTGAAGGGCCTGACAATCGTAATTAGCGGTACCTTCAAGCTTCATTCAAGGGATGAGTATAAAGCTATGATTCTGCAGAACGGTGGTAAGAATAGTGGCTCTGTTTCTAAAAATACCGACTACATCCTTGCGGGCGATAATATGGGTCCGGCAAAGCTTGAGAAAGCACAAAAGCAGGGAGTGAAAATCATCAATGAAGAGGATTTTCTAAAATTGATAGAGTAG
- a CDS encoding MATE family efflux transporter, with product MYTNKHIFKISAPIFLSLLTQNLIQVVDTAFLGRVGEVELGASALAGVIYIAIYTLGFGFSMGSQILIGRRNGEKNYNKIGDIVIQGSIFLLIPAIVLIPILRYGAVNWIPQLFQSADVSGAVTEYLEWRLFGLIFAFVNLMFRAFYIGIARTKILTINAAVMAVVNIIFDYGLIFGNLGMPEMGIAGAAIASVIAELASTLFFIIYTTKTIDLVKYGFVKIRLQWSVIKKTLDISIFMMVQYLFSISTWFVFFMLIENYMGERSLAVTNIVRSFYTIFTIPSHAIGSSTSTMVSNTIGAGRHHEVPNLIKRLSMISLGVMIIFISILVAFPKLMIKIYTDNPSLIADTVVPLYVMISSLPIYSLGTVLFSSVSGTGNTRTALKFEMITLLFYVAYMWFIIVYIRASVAAAWTTEHVYWFMLMTLSFFYIRSGKWKEKEI from the coding sequence GTGTATACCAACAAACACATTTTTAAAATCAGTGCTCCTATATTTCTCAGTCTTTTGACTCAGAACCTGATTCAGGTAGTAGATACTGCCTTTCTGGGAAGAGTAGGAGAGGTTGAGCTTGGTGCTTCTGCTTTAGCCGGAGTAATCTATATAGCAATTTACACTCTCGGTTTTGGATTCAGCATGGGTAGTCAGATCCTTATTGGAAGGCGAAACGGAGAGAAAAACTACAATAAAATTGGTGATATAGTTATACAGGGTTCTATTTTCCTTTTAATCCCGGCAATAGTACTGATTCCTATTTTAAGATATGGTGCTGTTAACTGGATTCCCCAATTATTTCAGTCAGCAGATGTCTCCGGTGCAGTAACAGAATATCTTGAATGGCGTCTGTTTGGACTAATATTTGCGTTTGTCAATCTGATGTTTCGTGCATTTTATATTGGAATTGCACGTACCAAAATACTAACAATAAATGCTGCTGTGATGGCAGTTGTTAACATCATATTTGATTATGGTCTTATTTTTGGAAATTTAGGAATGCCTGAAATGGGCATTGCCGGTGCAGCCATAGCTTCAGTTATAGCAGAACTTGCATCAACCCTGTTTTTTATTATATATACAACGAAGACAATAGATCTGGTTAAATATGGATTTGTTAAGATAAGATTGCAATGGTCAGTAATTAAAAAAACATTGGATATTTCCATTTTCATGATGGTACAATATCTTTTCTCAATCTCCACCTGGTTTGTTTTCTTCATGCTTATTGAAAATTATATGGGAGAGAGATCACTTGCAGTTACAAACATTGTTCGTAGTTTCTATACAATTTTCACTATACCATCGCACGCTATAGGCTCAAGTACAAGTACTATGGTAAGCAATACAATTGGAGCCGGCAGACATCATGAAGTTCCAAACCTTATTAAACGGCTATCAATGATTAGTCTGGGAGTAATGATAATCTTCATTTCAATTCTTGTTGCTTTCCCAAAATTAATGATAAAAATCTACACCGATAATCCTTCCTTGATCGCAGATACAGTTGTACCTCTTTACGTTATGATATCATCACTGCCTATTTATAGTTTAGGCACTGTCCTGTTTAGTTCGGTATCCGGGACCGGAAATACTCGCACAGCACTTAAATTTGAAATGATAACTCTTCTGTTTTATGTAGCCTATATGTGGTTCATAATTGTTTATATAAGAGCCTCGGTAGCTGCTGCGTGGACAACCGAACATGTATATTGGTTCATGCTCATGACACTCTCATTTTTTTATATCAGAAGTGGGAAATGGAAAGAAAAAGAGATATAA
- a CDS encoding SLC13 family permease, translating into MIIVFAIIIVAIFFFIWGKIRSDIVALSVVVMLITTGILTPAEGLSGFSNSVVIMMIALFIVGGGIFQTGLAKMISTRILKLAGNSELRLFILVMLVTGSIGGLISNTGTVAVMLPIVMSMASEAKTSARRYLMPMAFASSLGLLTLISTPPNLIINDALMSGGFESLSFFSFLPIGLITLSLGIMILWPLSKLLVSGKDREKASSSKGKSLNQLVSEYQLADNLYRVSIGENSPFIGKSLQELNITSKYNVSILEIRRVQSRKRFHKPVDMKLAGPASTFQENDLLYVFGNINDIMTFVEDNNLTLVDTQETEMGRNALSVSKAGGMEFSKIGIAEVVLMSSSKLINKRVKESNFRQLYNVNILGLRRKNDYIIQDVKDVKLHSGDLLLVQGKWKDIEKLTEETSDWVVAGQPMENAMKVPRNHKAPVAALIMVLMVVAMVLNIFPTVVCALMAAILMILLGCFRNVEAAYKSINWESTFLFAGMFSLGVAMEKTGASSYMADGIVSGLKEFGPTAVLAGIYIATSILTFFISNTATAVLFAPIAFQAAISIEANPYPFLFSVAIAASMCFASPFSTPPNALVMSSGRYRFIDYIKVGLPLQVIIGIVMIFILPVLFPF; encoded by the coding sequence ATTATTATTGTTTTTGCAATAATTATTGTTGCAATATTTTTCTTTATTTGGGGAAAGATACGCTCGGATATTGTAGCTTTATCCGTAGTAGTTATGCTTATAACAACTGGAATTCTGACTCCTGCAGAGGGTTTGTCGGGATTTTCCAATTCTGTTGTTATAATGATGATAGCGCTGTTTATTGTTGGAGGAGGGATATTTCAGACCGGTCTGGCAAAAATGATAAGTACCCGTATCCTTAAATTAGCAGGGAATAGTGAATTAAGGCTGTTTATACTGGTAATGCTTGTAACCGGATCTATTGGTGGACTAATTAGCAATACAGGTACTGTCGCCGTGATGCTCCCCATAGTTATGAGTATGGCTTCTGAAGCAAAAACCAGTGCACGCAGATATCTCATGCCAATGGCATTTGCCAGCAGCCTGGGACTCTTAACACTGATCAGCACACCACCCAACTTAATTATTAATGATGCTTTAATGAGCGGTGGGTTCGAAAGTTTGTCTTTCTTTTCGTTCCTGCCTATCGGTCTCATTACACTCTCACTGGGTATTATGATCCTATGGCCATTGAGCAAGCTTTTAGTTTCGGGAAAAGACAGAGAAAAAGCATCATCATCAAAAGGTAAGTCACTTAATCAGTTAGTTTCTGAATATCAATTGGCCGACAACCTATACAGAGTCTCAATTGGTGAAAACTCCCCGTTTATTGGTAAATCGCTTCAGGAACTGAATATTACAAGTAAATATAATGTAAGCATACTCGAAATCAGAAGAGTTCAATCCAGGAAACGTTTTCATAAACCTGTAGATATGAAACTGGCCGGACCTGCAAGTACTTTTCAGGAGAATGATCTGCTATATGTATTTGGAAATATTAATGATATAATGACTTTTGTTGAAGATAACAATTTGACATTAGTAGATACACAGGAAACGGAAATGGGTAGAAATGCACTATCTGTTTCCAAGGCAGGAGGCATGGAATTTAGTAAAATAGGTATTGCAGAGGTTGTGTTGATGTCGAGCTCAAAACTTATTAATAAACGTGTAAAAGAATCTAATTTCCGTCAACTATACAATGTGAATATACTGGGACTTAGGCGAAAGAATGATTATATCATTCAGGATGTGAAAGATGTAAAATTGCATTCAGGTGACCTCCTACTGGTGCAGGGTAAATGGAAAGATATTGAGAAACTTACAGAAGAGACCTCTGATTGGGTGGTTGCCGGTCAGCCCATGGAGAATGCAATGAAAGTTCCCAGAAACCATAAAGCTCCAGTAGCTGCACTAATTATGGTGCTGATGGTTGTAGCAATGGTTCTTAATATCTTCCCCACTGTTGTATGTGCTTTGATGGCTGCTATTCTGATGATACTCCTTGGCTGCTTCAGAAATGTTGAAGCAGCATATAAATCAATAAACTGGGAAAGTACATTCTTGTTTGCAGGTATGTTCTCTTTAGGTGTTGCTATGGAAAAAACCGGTGCATCTTCATATATGGCTGACGGAATTGTGTCAGGTTTAAAAGAATTTGGTCCCACAGCTGTTTTAGCGGGTATTTATATAGCAACATCCATACTTACTTTTTTTATAAGCAATACAGCTACGGCTGTACTTTTTGCACCGATAGCATTTCAGGCGGCGATATCGATAGAAGCAAATCCCTACCCTTTCCTATTCTCTGTTGCTATTGCAGCAAGCATGTGCTTTGCAAGTCCTTTTTCCACTCCACCAAATGCTTTGGTGATGTCATCAGGTAGATATAGGTTTATTGATTATATTAAAGTAGGATTGCCATTACAGGTAATAATTGGTATTGTAATGATATTTATACTGCCAGTACTTTTTCCTTTTTAA